Proteins encoded in a region of the bacterium genome:
- the corA gene encoding magnesium/cobalt transporter CorA has product MKIRAIQFLEDRVAEFKELAPAAVQELVASWEFCWVDIDITGAKESEVKDLLEEKLEFHPLTVEDCYSSQPYTPKADDYEDYQFYIFHYFTINQRTGEVEARELNVYVGRNYVITVHRSELAEFKEHMLPVPEYLQTTSEKPVMFLHHLLDIIVDAYISELTHVQLLADRIEEMILAGRGIQSRMRERELMRNILTLRQSLNVMRRSILPERAIVHGIMRKQHPEEEEEEAEAVRYLSDLIDQLERSLDILEHERDALANLMDLHITLVSNRTNEIIRILTIITVILMPLNLIAGIYGMNFKYMPEIMHPAGYPMVLLLMGGIAAVLLYFFRKRGWI; this is encoded by the coding sequence GTGAAGATTCGTGCAATTCAGTTTCTGGAGGATCGCGTAGCCGAGTTCAAGGAACTCGCGCCCGCGGCCGTCCAGGAGCTGGTTGCAAGCTGGGAATTCTGCTGGGTGGATATTGACATTACCGGAGCCAAAGAGAGCGAAGTCAAGGATTTGCTGGAGGAAAAGCTGGAGTTCCACCCCCTTACCGTCGAGGACTGCTACTCGTCCCAGCCGTACACGCCCAAAGCCGACGACTACGAGGACTACCAGTTTTACATCTTCCACTATTTCACGATCAACCAGCGGACGGGAGAGGTGGAGGCGCGCGAGCTGAACGTGTACGTCGGCCGCAATTACGTGATTACGGTTCACAGAAGCGAGCTTGCGGAGTTCAAGGAGCACATGCTGCCGGTGCCGGAGTACCTTCAGACTACGAGCGAAAAGCCGGTGATGTTCCTTCACCATCTGTTGGACATCATCGTGGACGCGTACATTTCCGAGCTGACGCACGTGCAGCTGTTGGCCGACAGAATAGAGGAAATGATTCTCGCGGGGCGCGGCATTCAGAGCCGGATGCGCGAGCGCGAGCTTATGCGCAACATTCTGACGCTGCGCCAGTCGCTGAACGTGATGCGCCGCTCGATACTGCCGGAACGCGCGATAGTGCACGGGATAATGCGCAAGCAGCATCCCGAAGAGGAAGAGGAAGAGGCCGAGGCCGTACGCTACCTCTCCGACCTGATCGACCAGCTGGAGCGCTCCCTGGATATTCTGGAGCACGAGCGCGACGCGCTGGCGAACCTGATGGATTTGCACATCACGCTGGTTTCAAACCGGACGAACGAGATAATCAGGATACTGACGATCATCACCGTAATCCTGATGCCGCTGAATTTGATTGCGGGAATTTACGGGATGAATTTCAAGTATATGCCGGAGATAATGCACCCTGCGGGATACCCGATGGTGCTGCTGCTGATGGGCGGAATCGCAGCCGTTCTGCTTTACTTCTTCAGGAAACGCGGCTGGAT
- the dnaX gene encoding DNA polymerase III subunit gamma/tau, whose amino-acid sequence MIVTPFRAHPRAFAQPPALPYNRVVGYQTLYRKYRSQTFSEVVGQKHVIRVLRGALSRGRIAHAYLMSGPRGTGKTSVARIFAKALNCPDARDGEPCGGCHVCTSIAEGRSPDVIEMDAASNRGVESIEELRRGVQFVPQELRYKVYIIDEVHMISTHGFNALLKTLEEPPSHAIFVLATTEPDKLPITILSRCLRFEFHRIPFRELADHLISIAKKENQALSDDAAMLLAELAEGSARDAISLLDQLIIAGEEEITPLHIRELFGLSHPKAVTELVRELVGGNLQQLVEHFREAVAEGRDPEHFLRLLYGKLRDGYLREGDDDELLLMLETVPRERLLLCVEAIWDALGLLRRSNHPVGLVELTLFKLAAIIEGARVYELPGPENAGTYRFQESAQKAAAPAAPRPERFSAESEPAGEPIPADDESAPAPQPPPKPAAAGSYGPRAILEELRGGKMKSGEPQGPPAQGAGTPPFSGDASARAAAEPRPALQPSSDSSVSEPPPPPPDSDEILIPVEHDDYGHPADAPVTFAEPAPAAPPPPKRVKLKSADRSRLPSGLTAFPADRWKKTLAALRKNYFSTYCLIHEDSGVTPILLRPGVLYLAFPADSNLVRNFCKEGRHKRAIEATLTEMLGDPETLGGEAEGARKSEKPATWQAVFDPGEAPDPDGDDEAVAAERAAQLELLFGMRNGGGEEE is encoded by the coding sequence GTGATTGTAACACCATTCCGGGCGCATCCGCGCGCGTTTGCCCAGCCGCCCGCCCTGCCCTATAATCGCGTCGTGGGCTACCAGACGCTTTACCGCAAGTACCGCAGCCAGACGTTTTCGGAGGTCGTGGGCCAGAAGCACGTCATCCGCGTCCTGCGGGGCGCGCTTTCCCGCGGCCGCATCGCCCACGCGTACCTGATGAGCGGGCCGCGCGGCACCGGCAAGACCAGCGTCGCGCGCATCTTCGCCAAGGCGCTGAACTGCCCCGACGCCCGCGACGGAGAACCATGCGGCGGCTGCCATGTGTGCACTTCCATCGCCGAGGGGCGCTCGCCCGACGTCATCGAAATGGACGCGGCGTCCAACCGCGGGGTCGAATCCATCGAAGAGCTGCGCCGCGGCGTCCAGTTCGTCCCGCAGGAGCTTCGCTACAAGGTCTACATAATCGACGAAGTCCACATGATTTCGACGCACGGCTTCAACGCGCTCCTGAAAACGCTGGAGGAGCCGCCCTCGCATGCGATCTTCGTCCTCGCCACCACCGAGCCGGACAAGCTTCCGATAACGATCCTCTCCCGCTGCCTGCGATTCGAGTTTCACCGCATTCCGTTCCGCGAGCTTGCCGACCACCTGATTTCGATTGCAAAGAAAGAAAACCAGGCGCTGTCCGACGACGCGGCGATGCTTCTCGCGGAGCTTGCCGAGGGCAGCGCGCGCGACGCGATAAGCCTGCTCGACCAGCTCATCATCGCGGGCGAGGAGGAGATAACGCCGCTTCACATCCGCGAACTTTTCGGATTGTCGCATCCGAAAGCCGTCACCGAGCTCGTGCGCGAGCTTGTCGGCGGCAACCTTCAACAGCTTGTGGAGCACTTCCGCGAGGCCGTGGCGGAGGGCCGCGATCCGGAGCATTTCCTGCGGCTGCTTTACGGCAAGCTGCGCGACGGATATCTGCGCGAAGGCGACGACGACGAGCTTTTATTGATGCTCGAAACGGTGCCGCGAGAGCGGCTTTTGCTTTGCGTCGAGGCGATTTGGGACGCTCTCGGGCTTCTGCGCCGCAGCAACCATCCGGTCGGCCTCGTCGAGCTGACGCTTTTCAAGCTCGCGGCGATAATCGAAGGCGCGCGCGTATACGAACTGCCCGGCCCGGAGAACGCGGGCACTTACAGATTCCAGGAAAGCGCGCAAAAGGCGGCCGCGCCAGCCGCGCCGCGTCCCGAGAGGTTTTCCGCCGAATCCGAACCGGCCGGCGAGCCTATTCCGGCGGACGATGAATCCGCGCCCGCGCCGCAACCGCCTCCCAAGCCCGCGGCGGCGGGATCGTACGGGCCGCGGGCGATTTTGGAAGAGCTGCGCGGCGGCAAAATGAAAAGCGGCGAGCCGCAAGGCCCGCCCGCGCAGGGCGCGGGAACGCCCCCTTTTAGCGGCGACGCATCAGCGCGCGCGGCCGCGGAACCGCGCCCGGCATTGCAACCTTCCTCCGATTCATCCGTCTCGGAGCCGCCCCCTCCCCCGCCGGATTCGGACGAAATCCTGATTCCGGTGGAGCATGACGATTACGGGCATCCCGCGGATGCGCCCGTCACTTTCGCCGAGCCCGCGCCTGCCGCGCCGCCCCCCCCCAAGCGCGTCAAGCTCAAATCGGCGGACAGGTCCAGGCTTCCCTCGGGGCTCACCGCATTCCCGGCCGACCGCTGGAAAAAAACGCTCGCCGCGCTGCGTAAGAATTACTTTTCCACATATTGCCTGATTCACGAGGACAGCGGCGTAACGCCGATTCTTCTTCGCCCCGGCGTTTTATATCTCGCGTTTCCGGCGGATTCCAATCTCGTACGCAACTTCTGCAAGGAAGGCAGGCACAAGCGCGCGATCGAGGCGACGCTGACCGAGATGCTGGGTGACCCCGAGACGCTTGGCGGGGAAGCGGAAGGCGCGCGTAAATCGGAGAAGCCAGCGACCTGGCAGGCCGTGTTCGATCCCGGCGAAGCGCCCGACCCGGACGGCGACGACGAAGCGGTTGCCGCCGAGCGCGCCGCGCAACTTGAACTCCTCTTCGGGATGAGGAACGGCGGAGGGGAGGAGGAGTAG
- a CDS encoding NUDIX domain-containing protein, whose product MRHKFSNRPNARGEVEHDCGGGMVVRRNPDGNPEALLIRVIRSDGREEWLLPKGHLDPGESPEAAALREVCEETGIAPERLRPLGEIGDVKYTFGEKGGPPHRKAIKFYLYEFMPGPDVAGIPDNEHAADEGIAEIRFAEPTEAAKLLTYAEYRRIAATGFEIYEKTAR is encoded by the coding sequence TTGAGACATAAGTTTTCGAACAGACCGAATGCGCGCGGCGAGGTGGAGCACGATTGCGGTGGAGGGATGGTTGTCCGGCGCAATCCCGACGGAAATCCCGAAGCGCTGCTTATCCGAGTGATCCGCTCGGACGGACGGGAGGAGTGGCTGCTTCCGAAAGGGCATCTGGATCCGGGAGAGAGTCCGGAGGCCGCGGCGCTGCGCGAAGTTTGCGAAGAAACGGGAATCGCGCCGGAGCGGCTGCGCCCGCTCGGCGAAATCGGCGACGTGAAGTACACATTCGGGGAAAAAGGCGGCCCGCCGCACAGAAAGGCGATCAAGTTTTATCTTTACGAGTTTATGCCCGGGCCGGATGTTGCCGGCATCCCCGATAACGAACACGCGGCGGACGAGGGTATAGCCGAAATCCGGTTCGCGGAGCCAACCGAAGCGGCCAAGCTGCTGACATACGCCGAATACCGGCGGATCGCAGCCACAGGATTCGAAATTTACGAAAAAACCGCCCGCTGA
- a CDS encoding RDD family protein, whose amino-acid sequence MRAQSKPHSASIPAMVRGRVTGRVTYNPPVDPIDGTRWCPRDTAINKTWRYCVDCEPRRKAGRCPYMWLYWQKKSEGESEASALETYERICDKCGNRLSFHHALIHLLNARGYREMKVAFDHKRAVAHFESCPYCFSGVGWFPGKPPPEVEIPDEEKSKSEQKERIARLLGTPKEDAETRSRKIAGSLARRPDVDVGLFEYIEYEGADMTPAELRARREAAYDKRLADAARLERPEIVYPREFDLPGEASDGGEDAPEIASEPEGIEFRFHELEAPAVADDENRDADALEFDWEDEPEPRIEGVPRCPNHDYRNADRECPLCHRRMCRKCMALVKGVYACRDCFDSYLIRNAYEIPKDWAKHPQVDLRPTPVRAGARRYGLVRIDYEGVPARPGHRLLAHIVDAALAAAVAGLLQLAFLHPLRGLAQSFGNAVDWIARRSGNLDFAGLDPGEALAKLCGLGGLLERGFTPQAIWWLVGLPAIAWIFIGLAPVFSGRSAGQRACNIAPVDDSGRSPDLRPRIARALFAVLGIASAGVLALVSYVWGPGEAYGLADRLTGTRVVTYRGDNAYPPAGDFMVRIAAAGATNKTGEEIP is encoded by the coding sequence ATGCGCGCGCAATCCAAGCCTCATTCCGCGTCGATTCCCGCCATGGTGCGCGGCCGCGTTACCGGCCGCGTAACCTATAATCCCCCCGTGGATCCGATCGACGGCACGCGCTGGTGCCCGCGCGACACCGCGATAAACAAGACCTGGCGGTACTGCGTGGACTGCGAGCCGCGCAGGAAGGCCGGCCGCTGCCCGTACATGTGGCTCTACTGGCAGAAAAAAAGCGAGGGCGAATCCGAGGCGAGCGCCCTCGAAACATATGAACGTATCTGCGACAAATGCGGTAACAGGCTGTCATTCCACCACGCGCTGATCCACCTTTTGAACGCGCGCGGCTACCGCGAAATGAAGGTCGCATTCGACCACAAGCGCGCCGTCGCCCATTTCGAAAGCTGCCCGTACTGCTTTTCCGGCGTCGGGTGGTTTCCCGGCAAGCCGCCGCCGGAGGTGGAGATTCCGGACGAGGAAAAGTCCAAATCCGAGCAGAAGGAGCGGATAGCGAGGCTCCTCGGAACCCCGAAAGAGGATGCGGAAACGAGAAGCCGCAAGATCGCGGGCTCGCTGGCGCGCAGGCCGGACGTGGACGTGGGGCTGTTCGAGTACATCGAATACGAGGGCGCGGATATGACGCCCGCAGAGTTGCGCGCGAGGCGCGAGGCCGCGTACGACAAGCGGCTGGCCGACGCGGCGCGGCTCGAGCGGCCGGAAATAGTCTACCCGCGCGAGTTCGACCTGCCGGGCGAAGCGTCCGATGGCGGGGAAGATGCGCCGGAAATCGCGAGCGAGCCGGAGGGGATCGAATTCAGGTTCCACGAATTGGAAGCGCCCGCGGTCGCGGATGACGAAAACCGCGACGCGGACGCGCTCGAATTCGACTGGGAGGACGAGCCGGAGCCGCGCATCGAGGGCGTGCCGCGCTGCCCGAACCACGATTACCGGAACGCAGACCGGGAGTGCCCGCTGTGCCATCGCCGGATGTGCCGCAAGTGCATGGCGCTCGTAAAGGGCGTGTACGCGTGCCGGGACTGCTTCGACTCGTACCTTATCCGCAATGCGTACGAAATTCCGAAGGACTGGGCGAAGCATCCGCAGGTGGATCTGCGGCCGACTCCTGTCCGCGCGGGCGCGCGGCGGTACGGGCTGGTGCGGATAGACTACGAGGGCGTTCCCGCACGCCCGGGGCACAGGCTTCTGGCGCATATTGTGGACGCGGCGCTGGCCGCAGCGGTTGCGGGGCTTTTGCAGCTTGCGTTTTTGCATCCGCTGCGCGGACTCGCGCAAAGCTTCGGAAACGCTGTGGACTGGATCGCGCGGCGCTCGGGCAATCTCGATTTCGCCGGGCTTGATCCGGGCGAAGCGCTGGCGAAGCTGTGCGGATTGGGGGGATTGCTTGAGCGCGGATTTACTCCGCAGGCTATCTGGTGGCTGGTCGGGCTGCCGGCGATCGCGTGGATATTCATCGGGCTTGCGCCGGTGTTCTCCGGGCGCAGCGCGGGCCAGCGCGCGTGCAACATCGCGCCGGTGGACGACTCCGGGCGCTCGCCGGATCTGCGTCCGCGGATCGCGCGCGCGCTGTTCGCGGTTTTGGGAATCGCGTCCGCGGGGGTGCTGGCGCTGGTTTCGTACGTATGGGGGCCGGGCGAGGCGTACGGACTCGCGGACAGGCTCACCGGAACGCGCGTCGTGACTTACCGCGGCGACAACGCGTACCCGCCCGCAGGGGATTTTATGGTTCGAATCGCGGCCGCAGGTGCAACCAACAAAACTGGCGAGGAAATTCCTTGA